AGGCCGCGGTTGGCGTAGTGGTTGCTGCCGCCCGCGTCGTTGGCGCCCCAGCCGTAGCCGATCGACATGCCGGAGTACGGCATGTTGTAGATCTCGTTGTGGGACACGGTCGCGGTGCTCACGTAGGTGTTCAGCACCGAGACGTTGCCCCGGTACTCGACGCCGAGGTCGTGGATGCGGTTGTAGCTGACGGTGATGTTCCGGTTGACCATCCGCTGGTCGCTCGGGTGGTGCGCGTCGGCGCGCACGCCGCCGACCACGACGCCGCCGGCCGAGCTGCGAGCGATCTCCGACCGGGTGACCGTGATGTCGCGCGCGCCGAGGCCGACCCCGCTCGCGTGGGCGTTGGCGTCGTTGCCGATGCCGATGGCGGTCTGGCCGAGGTTGACGAACCGCGACTCGCTGAACGCGATGTCGGCGGCGGCGGACACCTGCACGGCGGCGGGCATCTGGCTCCAGTGCGGGCGGGCGGCCTCGAACTGGGCGCACCCGTTCTGGCACGAGGTGATCCGGTCGGCGGGCCAGTTCCAGTTGCCCGCCAGGTAGGCGCCGGTCTGCTGGTCCGCGTAACCCTGGTCGCCGCTGGGGCCGAGCCAGCTGGTGCCGGTGAACGTGATGCCGCTGAACGAGATGTGGTGCGCGGGCGCGTCGTAGGTGCCGCCGATGTTCACCAGGGACTGCAGCACGGGCAGTTCCACGCTGACGGCGCTCATGTCCTGCCCGGCCAACGGGATGTAGGACAGCGCTCCCGTCGCGGGGTCGAGGTGCCACTCCCCCGGCGAGTCCAGGAACCGGTGGGAGTTGACCAGGTAGAGGGGGCCCGCCCGGTGCGGGGCGGCCAGCGTGTCGTACCCGAAGGTGTTGTTGTTCCACGCGGGTTGCCGCATCGTGAGGAAGTTCCCGCTGATGGCCTGCACCGGCGAGTACCGGTCGGTGAACGAGTTGACGCTCTCCACCTCGACCCGGCCCTGGTCGGCCAGGGTGTTCAGGTAGCCGAGCGCGGAGTTGGCGAACCTCATGCCCGTGCCGGTGAAGGTGAAGTCGGCCCGGTTGACCTGCGTGCGCGCCCGCGTCGCGATCGCGCCGTCGACGTACAGCTGCCGCGAGTCGATCCCGGTGGGGACGGTGGCGCGCCAGACGTTCCGGCCGGCGTCGACCACCGACCACCCGGTGACGGCGCGGGCGCCGCTGATGACGGGACGCGCCGACGGGGCGGCCTGCCACCGCACGCGGTAGCCGTTGTTCCCGGAGTCCGCCGCGGTCAGCCGCAGCGGTTCGGTGAGCCGGTACACGCCGTCGGCGAGCTGCACGACGATGTCGCCGGACATGCCGGCGCTCTGCGACCGCACCGCGGCCTGGGCGGCGGACAACGAGCACGGCTGGGTGGCCGAGCAGCTGGTCCCGGCGCCGGAGGGCGAGGCGTGGAGGGTCGTGGTGGCGGCCTGCGCGGGCGGGGCGAGGGCCACCACCGCCGCCAGCACCGCGGCAGCGGTGGCGGCCGACAACGACCTTCGCACCGCGGGGGACGAGGACGCGAACAAGGGGACCTCCTGGCATCGGGGGGTGCGTGGTGCGGCGATCGGTCGGGGCGGCAACGGTTTCGGTGCCGCAGCGGTTCGGTGCCACAGCGGGTCAGGGCGGCAGCGGGTCAGGACGGCAGCGGGTTCAGCTGGTCGGGTGGGACGGCGGTGCGCGGCGCGACGGCGAGCAGGCGCTGCCCGGCGCGTTCCGGCCGGACGTGCGGCCCCTCCGACGCCGGGGCGGGAACCGGGTGGCGTGCGGCGGCGACCGCTTCCTCGTCGACGCGCAGGCCCAGCCCCGGGCTGTCCCCCAGCACGAACGCGCCGTCCTCCACGTGCAGGTCGACCGAGACGCCGACCGGCGGGCACAGCTCCTGCAACTCGCTGACCAGGTGGTTCGGCACCGACGTCGCGGCGTGCAGCAGCCCGAACGGGGTGGTGCCGATCGGGCTCACGGGCAGGTCGTGGGCGTGCGCGAGGGCCGAGACGCGCAGGAAGTGCGTGACGCCCCAGACCGCCGCGGCCTGCACGACGTCGACCGCGCCCGCCGAGATCAGCGGCCGGTACTGCTCCAGCCCGCTCAGGTTCTCCCCGCTGGCGACCGACGCCCGGACACCGCGGCTGACGGCGGCGTGCCCCTCCGCGTCCCAGCGCCGGACGGGCTCCTCGACCCAGGTCAGGTCGAGCACCCGCTCCAGCTCGCCGACGTGGCGGACCGCCTGCTTGCGGGTCAGGGACTCGTTGACGTCGAGCATCAGACCGGGTCGCGTCCCGCGGCCGGCGGCGGTCAGCACGTCGCGCACCAGGATCAGGCGGTCCCGGTCCCGGTCGACGTCCAGGCCGCCCTTGATCTTCGCCGCGCGCAGCCCGCGGTCGGCGTAGGCCCCGTACGCCGCCACGAGCTCGTCGTCGCCCAGTCCGATGTCCAGGCCGGAGGCGTACGCGGGCACGCGGCGGTCGCGCCCGCCGAGCAGCCGCCACAGCGGTTCCCCGGCGACCTGCGCCTTGATGTCCCACAGCGCGGTGTCGAGGGCGCCGATGGTGCCGAACACCGCACCCGCGTGGCCCGCCTTGAACACCCGGCGCAGCATCCGGTCGTAGAGGGCGGTGACGCCGCGGGGGTCCTCGCCCTCGATCGCGGCGAAGACCGCCTCGATCTGCACGTGCGGCCCGAACCCGACACCGGTGACACCCGCGTCCGTCTCCACGACGACGATCGGCACCGGGACGACACCGCCGGCGAGGACGCCGTTGGCGTCGCCGATCGGCCGTCCCCAGTCCTGGACGGTGGTGAGGGTCTGATAACCGGTGATGCGCATGTCAGCCCTTCGTGGCCCCGGCGGTGACGCCGTCGGCGATCCGGCGCCGCGGGAGCGGGTAGACGACCAGGACGGGCGCCGCGGCGATCGGCGTGCCGATCGTGGCGGTCGCGAGGACGAACCGGATCGTGCGGGTCGGCCCGGGGCGGCGCCGGACGGGTGGAGGAGGGACGGGGTCCGGGCCGCACGGCTCGGCTCGCGGCGCCGGGGGCGGCCGACCGCGTCACGGCCCCGTCGACGGTGGTCAAGCCGCTCGGCGGTGCTGAGCATACCGATCTCCTCTTCCGCAGGGAAGGATGAGTAGTACTTACCGAAGCCATCGAGGACTGTTGGTGGACACCGGGGATGTCGGGTGCTTCAGAAGACTGTGGTTGTGCCTCAAGAAACTGCGCATGTTCTCTTGACGATGTGGGCATCCTGCGGTTGTCATGAGTAGTCGGAGTCGGAAACAGGATGAGTCCGACTCATCGACGGGAGGTCGCGGTGGGCGCACGACGGGTCACGTTGGCCGACGTGGCCAAGGCCGTCGGCGTCTCGCAGACCACCGTCTCCCTGGTGCTGTCGGGGCGCGGCACGGACCTGCGGATCTCCGAGGAGATGCAGCGGCGGGTCCGCGAGGCGGCGGCGGAGATGGAGTACCGCCGCAACCGGGCCGCGGGCCGCGGCGCCAGGACGCGGACGATCGCGCTGGTGTCCGACTCGGTCGCCGGCTCCCGCCTCGCCGGCGACATGATCAGCGGTGCGCTCGGCGCGGCGCGCAGGCACGGCGTGACGCTGCTGCTCGGCGAGACCGAGGGCGACGCGGGCCTCGAACGCGCGCTGATCGAGGCGATGCACGACCACCAGGTCGACGGCATCGTCCTGGCCGCGGTGCACACCAGGGCGATCAGCGTCCCGGCGGGACTCGCCGAGCGCCCCGCGGTGCTGCTCAACGCGCTGCCCCGGGAGCCGTCGGCGCTGCCCTCCGTCCTGCCCGACGAGGTCCGGGGCGGCCACGCCGCCGCGCGCGTGCTCCTGGACGCGGGCCACACCCGGGGCATCCACCTCATCGGCGCCGACCCGGACGGCGGCGCGCCTCCCGGGCGGACCGCCGCGACCGACCGGCTCACCGGCATCCGCCAGGCGCTGGGCGAGGCGGGGGTGGCGGTGGAGAGCGCGCGCCCGTGCCGGTGGTGGCTGCCGGAGTCCGGCTTCGCCGCGACGCGGGACCTGCTGGGCTCGGCGCTCCCCCGCGCGCTGATCTGCCTCGACGACCGGCTGGCGCTGGGCGCCTACCAGGCGCTGCAGGAAGCCGG
This genomic window from Saccharothrix sp. HUAS TT1 contains:
- a CDS encoding ricin-type beta-trefoil lectin domain protein, coding for MRRSLSAATAAAVLAAVVALAPPAQAATTTLHASPSGAGTSCSATQPCSLSAAQAAVRSQSAGMSGDIVVQLADGVYRLTEPLRLTAADSGNNGYRVRWQAAPSARPVISGARAVTGWSVVDAGRNVWRATVPTGIDSRQLYVDGAIATRARTQVNRADFTFTGTGMRFANSALGYLNTLADQGRVEVESVNSFTDRYSPVQAISGNFLTMRQPAWNNNTFGYDTLAAPHRAGPLYLVNSHRFLDSPGEWHLDPATGALSYIPLAGQDMSAVSVELPVLQSLVNIGGTYDAPAHHISFSGITFTGTSWLGPSGDQGYADQQTGAYLAGNWNWPADRITSCQNGCAQFEAARPHWSQMPAAVQVSAAADIAFSESRFVNLGQTAIGIGNDANAHASGVGLGARDITVTRSEIARSSAGGVVVGGVRADAHHPSDQRMVNRNITVSYNRIHDLGVEYRGNVSVLNTYVSTATVSHNEIYNMPYSGMSIGYGWGANDAGGSNHYANRGLYNYQPRYTTPTTASDNRLVNNYVHDVMQQMNDGGCVYTLAANPNAVISGNHCLRTNGHFGLYFDEGSRYYTATNNVFSNTGTWATANYWGGENMGNWRVTDNWSTNGSTNVTNGDRGNVVSGNVIVTNGNWPAGAQAVMAAAGPGGSSGGGPRNAMLVGGQSGRCAEVASGAANGAQARLWDCNGGANQRWTLTSGKQLTVSGKCLDASGRGTANGTAAIVWDCNGQANQQWNVNADGTITGVQSGLCLDASGNGTANGTLLHLWSCHGGANQQWSARD
- a CDS encoding mandelate racemase/muconate lactonizing enzyme family protein translates to MRITGYQTLTTVQDWGRPIGDANGVLAGGVVPVPIVVVETDAGVTGVGFGPHVQIEAVFAAIEGEDPRGVTALYDRMLRRVFKAGHAGAVFGTIGALDTALWDIKAQVAGEPLWRLLGGRDRRVPAYASGLDIGLGDDELVAAYGAYADRGLRAAKIKGGLDVDRDRDRLILVRDVLTAAGRGTRPGLMLDVNESLTRKQAVRHVGELERVLDLTWVEEPVRRWDAEGHAAVSRGVRASVASGENLSGLEQYRPLISAGAVDVVQAAAVWGVTHFLRVSALAHAHDLPVSPIGTTPFGLLHAATSVPNHLVSELQELCPPVGVSVDLHVEDGAFVLGDSPGLGLRVDEEAVAAARHPVPAPASEGPHVRPERAGQRLLAVAPRTAVPPDQLNPLPS
- a CDS encoding LacI family DNA-binding transcriptional regulator translates to MGARRVTLADVAKAVGVSQTTVSLVLSGRGTDLRISEEMQRRVREAAAEMEYRRNRAAGRGARTRTIALVSDSVAGSRLAGDMISGALGAARRHGVTLLLGETEGDAGLERALIEAMHDHQVDGIVLAAVHTRAISVPAGLAERPAVLLNALPREPSALPSVLPDEVRGGHAAARVLLDAGHTRGIHLIGADPDGGAPPGRTAATDRLTGIRQALGEAGVAVESARPCRWWLPESGFAATRDLLGSALPRALICLDDRLALGAYQALQEAGLTVPDDVSVVSFCDHPIASWLRPGLTTVAFPHHDLGARAVDLLLAGSAPGRSGGNGAHYVTMPVRDRRSVAPPR